Proteins encoded within one genomic window of Aquarana catesbeiana isolate 2022-GZ linkage group LG03, ASM4218655v1, whole genome shotgun sequence:
- the LOC141131532 gene encoding neuronal acetylcholine receptor subunit alpha-5 isoform X2, giving the protein MTTNVWLKQEWVDVKLRWSPSEFAGITSIRVPSDSIWIPDIVLYDNADGHFEGSVTKAVVKYDGTINWTPPANYKSSCIIDVTFFPFDLQNCSMKFGSWTYDGSQVDITLEDYEVDKRDFFDNGEWEIVTATGNRGNRTDGCCWYPFITYSFIIRRLPLFYTLFLIIPCIGLSFLTILVFYLPSNGGEKISLCTSVLVSLTVFLLVIEEIIPSSSKVIPLIGEYLVFTMIFVTLSIVITVFAINIHNRSSSTRNAMAPWVRKIFLHKLPKLLCMRSHVDRYFTRKEDTGIVNGPETSRNTLEAALDSIRYITRHVVKEHEVREVVEDWKFVAQVLDRVFLWTFLLVSVLGSIFLFIPVIHKWANIIVPIHIGNMYGDRPT; this is encoded by the exons ATGACCACTAATGTATGGCTAAAACAG GAATGGGTAGATGTGAAGCTAAGGTGGTCTCCTAGTGAGTTTGCTGGAATAACATCAATTCGAGTGCCATCTGATTCTATCTGGATTCCTGACATTGTTCTCTATGACAA TGCTGATGGGCATTTTGAAGGCTCTGTTACAAAAGCTGTTGTGAAATATGATGGCACCATAAACTGGACACCACCAGCTAATTATAAAAGTTCTTGTATTATTGATGTGACCTTCTTTCCTTTTGACCTCCAAAACTGTTCTATGAAGTTTGGATCCTGGACTTATGATGGGTCACAAGTTGACATCACACTTGAAGACTACGAAGTAGACAAAAGAGACTTCTTTGATAATGGAGAATGGGAAATAGTAACTGCAACTGGAAACAGGGGGAATCGAACAGATGGATGCTGCTGGTATCCATTTATTACTTATTCCTTCATCATAAGACGCTTGCCCCTCTTTTATACACTGTTTCTTATTATTCCTTGTATAGGACTTTCCTTCCTAACCATCCTTGTTTTTTACCTCCCTTCCAACGGGGGTGAAAAAATTTCACTGTGTACCTCTGTACTTGTGTCTCTGACAGTGTTTCTTCTGGTGATTGAAGAAATTATTCCATCTTCCTCCAAAGTCATTCCTCTTATTGGAGAATATTTGGTGTTCACCATGATATTTGTAACTCTGTCAATTGTTATAACAGTCTTTGCCATCAATATCCACAACCGATCCTCCTCAACACGCAATGCAATGGCACCATGGGTGAGGAAGATCTTCCTTCACAAGCTTCCTAAACTGCTTTGCATGAGGAGCCATGTAGACAGGTACTTTACACGAAAAGAAGATACAGGAATAGTCAATGGCCCGGAGACCTCCAGAAATACATTAGAGGCAGCTCTGGATTCCATTCGTTATATAACACGGCATGTGGTCAAAGAACATGAAGTTCGTGAG GTTGTTGAAGATTGGAAATTTGTGGCTCAAGTATTGGACCGCGTGTTTTTATGGACATTTCTTCTGGTTTCAGTCCTTGGCTCCATATTTCTGTTTATCCCAGTCATACACAAGTGGGCGAACATTATTGTGCCAATACATATTGGGAACATGTATGGAGACAGACCTACATGa